The nucleotide sequence CCAGGTCAAATCTGCTTCTGACCATGTAGCCAAACATGAGAACGGGAGTACCGACAAACGTTCCCACGCCCCCGCAATGCGGTGTGACCGCTCGACAATGTGTTTTATATGTGTGCGAAAACTCTGGTCCGGAGTTTTTGCCAAACGGACATCTCCCTGCTCCTTCACAATATCCAATGGGTAATCGAAGGACAGTACAGACTTCATTTGAGGCCACCCTGATTCGGGTCCAAGACGAATCCAATGGAAATGACGATTTTTTAAGGAGTCACCAATTTGTTCTACCGTACTGGCTGGCTGTTTTCTTCCATTGTTGTCAGGATAAACAGCATCCGCCAAAACATGGAACACTTCGGCGGCCCCCAGTACGGCGGCGGCTTTTTGCATGGCGGCGGACATGGTCTTGAACCCCCCGGACAGACAGATATAACGATCCTTCGGCCGGGTTCTCGTGTCCAGAATCCATCGGTAAAGAACCTCCTCAAAATTGAAGTGATCGTGCTCACTGGTCAAATCAACGAAGTCTTCGACGCGGGTGATGTGTAATTTTACATGAGGATGACAGTCGGCAAACCAACTCAGGATAAAATCCACTTTTGTATTTTGCGTCGTGATGACATGAACAGAATCGAAGGCTGCTCCCTCAAGCAAGAATGCCTCTGGCACAATCGCCTGAGATTGACCAAGAGAAATGAGAAGGGAGGGGGAGCGATTCATTTAAATTACCATATGGTTTTCAGGCCTAGCTATTGTTTGATTATCTCGTCGGGGGGTGAGCAGAGGAATCGAAAGTTCGATGGCGGTGGCGATGATAAACCTGACAGAACTGTCAAATAATATCCTGCCATTTAACCTTTCCCAGATTCTTTCTGCCCTCCGCCAACACACTTCTCGCTTTTTCGAGAAACATAGAATCTTTTCCGGGAGCTGTAATCAGTAGACGAGGTTCTCCAGCGAGAGAAATCACTTTGAATTTGATTGGTGATGACTGGCGGCTAGGTTTAATGCCTCCGAATATTGTCTCATGGCCACCCAATGTATCAGATGCTGCCTCTCGCAAGTCACATGCCCTACTTCCCAATGATGCATCAGCCATGGCGCAAGGCTCCTTATAGCAAGATTCCTTGAGAAATATTTGAAGTGAACTTTTGTCGTGCGGCACCCAATCGCCAATGGGCCAAACACTTCCCGCCGCACGGTTGGAACGCAGTCCCAAGCAACCAAGAATCAACCAAAGTTTAACTGCCTTTTGCGCCTCATCCCAATGAGGTTTTGCGCAATTCGGCATACGGGTTAAAATCAGATTGAAGCCCTGATTGGGAGACATGGCGGATCTTGGCCCTGACTTCTTATGTGGCAGAATATCCGCAGAGGAAGTTTCGAGCTTTGATAAATCAAATTGAACAGTCAATTTGACCCTGCTGGCATTCCCTTCCCCCCCACTTGCCGACCCCCATATTTCATTCACATAATCCACCTTGGCAATATGCCGATGCCAAAACCGGATCATTCCGCGAACTGAGGCAGATCGCATCTCTGCTTTAGCTGTTTTAGCTGTTTTTGATTCCGCGCCCCCACAAAAGCAGGGTGTAAGGACAGTAAATGGATATTCGATAGTTTCAAGTTTCATTTGGGATACCACTCCATTTTGCGCAAGTCTTTGTAGTCTTTGCCTTCCGAGGTTTTTTTGAATTTTTCAAGCCACGAGGCATTTTCAGTTTTCTTGAGTTTTTCAATTTCTTGTTTCAAATTCTGCCATAAACCTTTTGAAGTCCTCATTTTTAAAATATTTTCAAAGCTTTTCTCATTATAGTCTGAGTCCATCTTGGCTTTATTCTCGGCTTGCTGCTTCTGCCTCTGATTTTTTTCCTCCGCTTGCTTTTGGGCTACAACGGCAATGAGCTTTGCTTCTTCTGCCTTTTCCTGCTGATGCTTTTGGTCATCTTGATTAGGCAGACGGAATTGCCCATACCCGGCAGCGACTTTTGCACCGATGCCGTATTGGGTGAGAGCTTCAGTCATCCAAGTTTTTGTCTGGTTCAATAAACTGACTGGGTCATCAGCTCCAGAACGAACATAAAACGGAAATACCCACATGCTTCCCGACGCAATAGTCAAAAAGGGATTAGGAGTTAATCGTTCCATATTCCTTCCATTTGCCTCTGTGTGCGGATTTACCAAATCAAGCTCAAGAATCGGCACACTTTTAGGAAATCCTCCAAGGAAAACAACTTCTCCAGCAGATTCACTACCCTCAGATGAATTGTCTCCAAAAATTTGAAACGCCATGTCTTTGCGTTTTTTGTCAGCATCCGAATGTTTCCCACTCTGTAATTTGTCCTGATTCTGTTCCCAACAGGCCCAAGTACTCAGCACCCCTTTCACGGCTGTGCCCGGAATCATCGGCAAACCTGTGGTCCGGTCCGTATAAAGCCCGACATTTTCAAGGACACATGCCCGACCCAAGTGCACCATTAGGCGAGTGGAGTTCACTAGTTCAATGCTACCGTAGCGGCTCTCATGTTGGGACTTAAGATGATCGAAATAGTTGAGCTTTGATTTGACGGCATCGGTGAGACAACTCGCTTGCTGTTCGGAATCATAGAACTTAATAGCATCTTTAAGACGATTCGCCTTGGTCTCATCTTGTTCACGTCCTCTGTCATCAAGGGTTATTCCATAATAGCATGAAAATTTATCGAGATACAGGCTCCACGAATCACAATTCTTGTCAGACAAAAGTGATTTCTCAATGGTAGATTGAAATGGCTTGATCATATAAACTCAAGATGCGAAACGTTTTAAATAGTTCAGGTATGCGAGGGCTTCCGCAGTGGCCCGCCGCAATTTTGTGGCGTCTCCAGATGCCAACTCCTCGGCCAATTCTCTCGGTAAAATTCTACCAGTGATTCTAATCTGTTCGTCCTTCAGATGGGCCGCTATGGCCTCGCAAATGAAATACTCACCCTTATGTTTTATCTCCCCATTTTTATTTTTCTCGCAAGAGAATGCTAGCGCCGCAAGTAATCCATCGATTTTGACCAAGGTCGAAAAGCCACTTAAAACATTCCCCTCTTTTTGCCCTTTTGCGATTTTTTGTCCTAAAGCGTTCCTCGCCCTGATTTGTGCCAGTGTTTGCATATTATTTGACCTCCAAAGCAGAGTGTTTGACAGAACATTGACCATGGCCGGTTGTTTCGTCACCGCCAATTTGAAGGACTTGTTTCTGGCCCAATAAGTCAACGAGGTGTTTGTCAGCTTCATCAATTGTGGTGCCAGTCCTGCGTGGGGGGAGCGTGGTGATAACCGAATAGAACAATGTTTCGCATGGAACATTTTCTTGGTTAAAGAGAGCCCCTTGGCTATTGGTTCTTGTTGAGGGATCAATGGCAATTCGCGTCACGACCTCAGTGCAAGTTTGCACGAAGTGTTGGAAGTTTTCGTCATGAACCACTGCCAAACAACTTTCTATCTTTCCAGTCCACAACGGATCGTCAGTAAGTGATTGTAATGCAGCAATAATCGATTTCGCGTCGCCCCCCTGATTTTTCAAGGCGTATTCCTCCAAAACAACCTGGTCACCGATTTTTAGTTCCGTCCCCGCGACAACCTGATCTTTTTCGACTTTTGGAATCTCGAATGTTTTTCCCGTATCTCGTTTAAAACGTTCCAAAGCCGCAGGACAGGTCAGCCAAGCAAAACATCCGGAAAGAGAGCGAACAGGGAAAGCCAGTATTTTTGCTTCCATAATCTGGACACAGCCGGCATTGGAGATTTCCTTGTTTTTATCGTCCTTCTCAACAGCCCCGAAAAGCAGTTTGGCTTCCTCGGGAATAATGATTTTGTTTCTCGCGTTTTCACCTGAGTCAAAGACTTCCCTCGCTCTTTGGAGCAGGACGCCTTTCAAGCTGGTGGCAGGAATGACGGGGAACCCGGTGATCCGTTCGCGCATGATCGGGAGATCAACCACGTCGACAGATGTGCCGCAGCCGACATGAAGCGGAGTGCGTGTGTAAAACGTGACAAGATGCTGTTTCATTTGACTCATAATTTATACCTTAGTGTTTGCTTGTTAAAGTTTTCAGACGTCTTTGGACGTCATTTGATGACCTCTGCCCTACCGCAAAATCCGTAACCGAAGCCCTTTTCCCCCTCGAAATCGGAGCGGGGTTTCCAGTGGAGAGCGGTGGTAAGCTTGCGGGCATCTTCCAGACTCTCGCATTTAAAGTAATAAACGGCTCCCGGTGCAACCGCCAAGCGGGTAGGTTTGGGATGTTCTCCCATCAGATCACGTCCGGAAATGGTCATCGGTTTACCAACACAATGACTGATCAGTTTTGCTTTGATCGGTTGTTTCTCACCGTTTTCGGTGAGTTGAAGCATGACATCACCATCTACAATCCAGCCCGGCATGTAGCCTCCGATGAAGATCGAGGGAGTGACCAGAACCCACTTGATCAGCCATGGTCCATTTTCTCTTAGTTTTACGGCTTCTGGCAGAACAGTCTTGTTACTCTCAAGGTTCTGTAGGCGTGCTAGTCGACGTTCACCTCCAAGAAGGAGCCATTGGAGCTTGGTGAATTCACCCGTTTCATCATTTTTGGGATTCTTGAGTATGGCTCGCGACCAGAGGCTTGTCTTTTCATCAAATCGCATGACGTTTGACGCATAAAGCTGTCCTTCAACAGATCCATAAGTCTCTGGTGATATTTCTACTCCGACACGATATTCCGCCTGCCAGAGGTCGCCAGTAGGGATTGGTTTCAAATCAATTGAGAAATCACCTTTCAAATATGCCTCGTATTGTTTGGTCGTCCACCAACCCGATTCTCCCGCTTTTTGAGGAGGAACAGGACTAACAGGAATATGTGTTAGTGGTTTGTCCACAGATGATTTTTCGAGGAGTTTTAAGGCTTCCTCCGGGATTTTATCTTTATTCCAGCACAGGTCCAGAGGGATCGGGAAAAGCAGTCCATAATCCTTATGCCATGGCAGAGGTCCTTGAAGTTGGAGTGACTGATATCGTGCAGAGGCAATCGTTTTTTGTTGCTGGTACTGGCTGAAATCCACATGTTCACCCCGGGGGGCATCTTTCGGACGACCTTGTTGATTGCGTCCCGTCACCGAAGTGCCAGAATCCAAATGGAGACTGGCGCGAAACGCCCCATGCATCGTCGAAGGGAGAGGAAGGCGGACACCGCCGCCCTGACCCTGACCCGCTGACATTGGGATAGCATCTCGGAAAAAAAGAATATCCGTCGGTTCAATAAGTAAATCCCTTGTGGTCATTCGTTCTCCTCTGCATTAGAAGTTTTTCCATCGGTACTTTGTCTTTTCATAAAAGCCCAGGCCATCCAAAAATGAATAAAGCTGGTCGGTGAAAGCTGTGCTTGAAGTGAATCAATCCAGTAGCGGGCTATCTTAG is from Verrucomicrobiota bacterium and encodes:
- a CDS encoding type III-B CRISPR module-associated Cmr3 family protein; this translates as MTTRDLLIEPTDILFFRDAIPMSAGQGQGGGVRLPLPSTMHGAFRASLHLDSGTSVTGRNQQGRPKDAPRGEHVDFSQYQQQKTIASARYQSLQLQGPLPWHKDYGLLFPIPLDLCWNKDKIPEEALKLLEKSSVDKPLTHIPVSPVPPQKAGESGWWTTKQYEAYLKGDFSIDLKPIPTGDLWQAEYRVGVEISPETYGSVEGQLYASNVMRFDEKTSLWSRAILKNPKNDETGEFTKLQWLLLGGERRLARLQNLESNKTVLPEAVKLRENGPWLIKWVLVTPSIFIGGYMPGWIVDGDVMLQLTENGEKQPIKAKLISHCVGKPMTISGRDLMGEHPKPTRLAVAPGAVYYFKCESLEDARKLTTALHWKPRSDFEGEKGFGYGFCGRAEVIK
- a CDS encoding type III-B CRISPR module-associated protein Cmr5; this encodes MQTLAQIRARNALGQKIAKGQKEGNVLSGFSTLVKIDGLLAALAFSCEKNKNGEIKHKGEYFICEAIAAHLKDEQIRITGRILPRELAEELASGDATKLRRATAEALAYLNYLKRFAS
- a CDS encoding CRISPR-associated ring nuclease, whose product is MNRSPSLLISLGQSQAIVPEAFLLEGAAFDSVHVITTQNTKVDFILSWFADCHPHVKLHITRVEDFVDLTSEHDHFNFEEVLYRWILDTRTRPKDRYICLSGGFKTMSAAMQKAAAVLGAAEVFHVLADAVYPDNNGRKQPASTVEQIGDSLKNRHFHWIRLGPESGWPQMKSVLSFDYPLDIVKEQGDVRLAKTPDQSFRTHIKHIVERSHRIAGAWERLSVLPFSCLATWSEADLTW
- the cmr4 gene encoding type III-B CRISPR module RAMP protein Cmr4; translation: MSQMKQHLVTFYTRTPLHVGCGTSVDVVDLPIMRERITGFPVIPATSLKGVLLQRAREVFDSGENARNKIIIPEEAKLLFGAVEKDDKNKEISNAGCVQIMEAKILAFPVRSLSGCFAWLTCPAALERFKRDTGKTFEIPKVEKDQVVAGTELKIGDQVVLEEYALKNQGGDAKSIIAALQSLTDDPLWTGKIESCLAVVHDENFQHFVQTCTEVVTRIAIDPSTRTNSQGALFNQENVPCETLFYSVITTLPPRRTGTTIDEADKHLVDLLGQKQVLQIGGDETTGHGQCSVKHSALEVK
- the cmr6 gene encoding type III-B CRISPR module RAMP protein Cmr6 translates to MIKPFQSTIEKSLLSDKNCDSWSLYLDKFSCYYGITLDDRGREQDETKANRLKDAIKFYDSEQQASCLTDAVKSKLNYFDHLKSQHESRYGSIELVNSTRLMVHLGRACVLENVGLYTDRTTGLPMIPGTAVKGVLSTWACWEQNQDKLQSGKHSDADKKRKDMAFQIFGDNSSEGSESAGEVVFLGGFPKSVPILELDLVNPHTEANGRNMERLTPNPFLTIASGSMWVFPFYVRSGADDPVSLLNQTKTWMTEALTQYGIGAKVAAGYGQFRLPNQDDQKHQQEKAEEAKLIAVVAQKQAEEKNQRQKQQAENKAKMDSDYNEKSFENILKMRTSKGLWQNLKQEIEKLKKTENASWLEKFKKTSEGKDYKDLRKMEWYPK